Proteins from a single region of Desulfovibrio sp. JC022:
- a CDS encoding ABC transporter substrate-binding protein — protein MVRGVKITAAFWLLCAVFILSTTAVRADRYSFVSLEYTPYAYCQNGTLKGWDIEIMRESFHRMNVDLDINLVPWKRALHMGMNGHADGLFGILKVPDREQKMYFSNPIRGETISFFVRKDSDIVFDGDLSKMKEFRFGVVSGYNYGKKVDIFFENNVPEAHIEKVVSPVMNVAKLIKGRFDILLGDTASTLHTIRKQGLEGQIRKLYPPVSFNKVYVAFYKNKQMGDLRDRFNVALESMRKDGTLHLIMKKYMDSSVIEKGK, from the coding sequence ATGGTTAGGGGTGTCAAGATAACCGCTGCCTTCTGGCTTCTTTGTGCCGTATTTATACTATCAACAACTGCTGTGCGGGCGGATAGGTACTCTTTTGTTTCCTTGGAGTATACTCCTTATGCGTATTGCCAGAATGGAACCCTTAAGGGATGGGATATTGAAATTATGCGGGAAAGCTTTCACCGCATGAATGTGGACCTGGATATAAATCTTGTTCCATGGAAGCGCGCTTTGCATATGGGCATGAATGGGCATGCTGACGGCCTTTTCGGAATATTGAAGGTCCCGGATAGAGAGCAAAAGATGTATTTCAGTAATCCGATCAGGGGTGAGACCATTTCTTTTTTTGTTCGCAAGGATTCGGATATTGTTTTTGATGGTGATTTGTCTAAAATGAAGGAATTCAGGTTCGGTGTTGTAAGTGGTTACAATTATGGAAAGAAAGTTGACATTTTTTTTGAAAATAATGTGCCGGAAGCCCATATTGAGAAAGTTGTTTCCCCGGTAATGAATGTTGCCAAGTTAATTAAAGGGCGTTTTGATATATTACTTGGGGATACTGCTTCAACATTACATACCATTCGTAAGCAAGGGCTGGAAGGGCAGATACGGAAACTTTACCCTCCTGTCAGTTTCAATAAAGTCTATGTTGCTTTTTACAAAAATAAACAAATGGGTGACTTGCGTGACCGTTTTAATGTAGCTCTTGAATCCATGCGTAAGGACGGGACCTTGCACCTGATAATGAAGAAATATATGGATTCGTCCGTTATAGAAAAAGGAAAATAA
- a CDS encoding ABC transporter substrate-binding protein: MLEIFIKRSLVTLFLCMFLLFVPSIGVAREYTFVSLEYLPYSIYEDGVPVGSDIEILEECFRRMNIDVNILLLPWKRALQMAMLGHVDGIFGAVKIPERMEKMYYSDPVRVEQISLFVRQDSKLDFNGDLEKLQNLSFGVIRDFSYGSKFDEFLAEASKTGRVERVVDTEMNLAKLIKGRFNILVGDHFSTLHTIRNEGLKGKVRSLDPPVAENNIYITFSKKRRLAYLRDRFNVALKSVRADGTWERIMKKYVD; encoded by the coding sequence ATGTTGGAAATTTTTATTAAGCGAAGTCTGGTTACATTATTCCTCTGCATGTTTCTCTTGTTTGTTCCCAGTATAGGAGTGGCGAGAGAATATACGTTTGTGTCCTTAGAATATTTACCATATTCGATATATGAAGACGGAGTTCCCGTAGGGTCTGATATTGAGATTCTTGAGGAATGTTTTCGGCGTATGAATATTGATGTTAACATTTTGCTTTTGCCATGGAAGCGGGCTTTGCAAATGGCAATGCTCGGCCATGTAGACGGTATTTTCGGAGCAGTGAAGATACCTGAGCGTATGGAGAAAATGTATTACAGTGATCCTGTGCGTGTGGAACAGATTTCTTTATTTGTACGGCAGGATTCGAAGCTTGATTTTAATGGAGATCTAGAGAAGTTGCAGAATCTTTCTTTTGGAGTGATTCGTGATTTCAGCTACGGATCAAAGTTTGATGAATTTCTTGCCGAAGCTTCAAAAACAGGTCGTGTCGAACGAGTGGTTGATACGGAAATGAATCTTGCCAAGCTTATCAAGGGCCGTTTCAATATTTTAGTTGGTGATCACTTTTCAACATTACACACCATTCGTAATGAGGGGTTGAAAGGAAAGGTCCGCAGTCTTGATCCTCCGGTTGCTGAGAATAATATTTATATTACTTTTTCTAAAAAACGCAGGCTTGCTTATTTGCGTGATCGTTTTAATGTTGCTCTTAAATCTGTGCGGGCGGATGGGACATGGGAACGTATTATGAAGAAGTATGTGGACTGA
- a CDS encoding deoxyguanosinetriphosphate triphosphohydrolase: MKWHKLLSKQRIGKEKSNYIDKDRSEFQRDFDRIIFSSAFRRLQDKTQVFPLSRSDYVRTRLTHSLETSSVGRSLGNMVGSKLVEKYPDLDLISSEPGTVVATACLAHDIGNPPFGHSGEDVIRDWFQTSEIGTKLCSMVAEEHRNDFIWFEGNAQGLRNILALQRPYSKGGMQLTCAALAAFTKYPYVSGHIKDKKKFGIFASEAEIYAEVAEHLGLIELEDKKWARHPFAYLVEAADDICYHVIDIEDGHRLNLISFDELRRIFLDIMDNKPDIVARVDRIPGKKEQVEYLRACTINALVESCSDIFFDFEQEILAGKFNSSLTEEIDKAEEFSTLKKIAIEKVYNSTEVIETEAAAYEVLWKILDFLGQIVIEIHGKGKLGAKCKKSVKLLPELYAPSAEATVYENTQRIVDYVSGMTDTFAVRTFNKISGISLLRR, translated from the coding sequence ATGAAATGGCATAAGTTGCTCAGTAAGCAGAGAATCGGAAAAGAAAAATCAAATTACATCGATAAAGACCGCAGTGAATTTCAGAGAGATTTTGACCGCATTATTTTTTCATCAGCTTTTAGGCGATTGCAGGATAAAACGCAGGTTTTTCCGCTTTCTCGCAGTGATTATGTGCGAACCAGACTGACTCACAGTCTGGAGACTTCTTCCGTGGGCCGCTCCCTTGGGAATATGGTCGGCAGTAAGCTGGTTGAAAAGTATCCAGATCTTGACCTGATTTCTTCGGAACCGGGAACCGTAGTGGCAACGGCCTGTCTTGCCCACGATATAGGAAACCCTCCATTCGGGCATTCCGGGGAGGATGTTATTCGGGACTGGTTTCAGACTTCGGAGATCGGCACAAAGCTTTGTTCTATGGTTGCTGAAGAGCATCGCAACGATTTTATCTGGTTTGAAGGTAATGCGCAGGGGTTGCGAAATATTTTGGCTCTCCAACGTCCGTACAGCAAAGGCGGAATGCAGCTGACCTGTGCAGCTTTGGCAGCTTTTACCAAGTATCCTTATGTTTCCGGGCACATTAAAGATAAAAAAAAGTTCGGTATTTTTGCCAGTGAGGCAGAAATTTACGCCGAAGTTGCTGAGCATCTTGGATTGATCGAGCTGGAAGATAAAAAATGGGCCCGCCATCCCTTTGCCTATCTGGTGGAGGCAGCGGATGACATTTGCTACCACGTTATTGATATTGAAGACGGTCATCGTCTCAATTTGATTTCCTTTGATGAACTGCGCCGTATTTTTCTGGATATCATGGACAATAAGCCGGACATAGTTGCTCGTGTAGACCGGATTCCCGGTAAAAAGGAGCAAGTGGAGTATCTGCGGGCCTGCACCATCAATGCGTTGGTGGAAAGTTGCAGCGATATCTTTTTTGATTTTGAGCAGGAAATTTTGGCCGGGAAATTTAATTCCAGCCTGACTGAGGAAATCGACAAGGCTGAAGAATTCAGCACACTTAAAAAAATTGCCATTGAAAAGGTCTACAATTCTACAGAAGTAATTGAAACTGAAGCAGCAGCTTATGAAGTGCTTTGGAAGATTTTGGATTTTCTGGGGCAGATCGTGATTGAGATTCATGGCAAGGGCAAGCTGGGAGCGAAATGCAAGAAGTCCGTCAAGCTGCTGCCTGAACTTTACGCACCGTCAGCTGAGGCAACCGTGTATGAAAATACCCAGAGAATAGTGGATTATGTTTCTGGAATGACCGATACCTTTGCTGTGCGTACTTTTAATAAGATTTCGGGAATTTCGTTGTTGAGGCGGTAA